The genomic region ttaagcagcaattatttattaattaaatcgtacggatacctggtttagtgagggttgtcacattctccccccgttagaaaaatttcgtcccgaaattttaagttctgcttgtagaagcagggttctcaggaaataagtgggggtatttctctttcattcggtcctcacgctcccaggtgaattcaggaccatgtctagcattccaacgaactttgacgagcttgacactgctccggcgggtcttgtttactttccaatccgtgacctaaacaggttcttcaacgaaatggagcgtgtcgtcaacatgaatttcgtcggtaggaatggcaacggtatcttgagttggacttctcttcagattggatacatggaatgtatcgtgaacaccattcagttcggcaggtaaatccaacttgtatgctactaacccgattctctccaagatcttgaacggtccaatatacctcggattcaactttccacgcttcccaaagcgtgccacccccttccagggtgataccttcaacaaaaccatctcaccaacctcaaactctagaggtttcctgcttcgatccgcgtaggctttctgccggtcacgagccgcactaatgcggtcccgtatctgtgcgatcttatctgtggtttcctgtaccacttcaggaccaactaattgtctatcacctgcgtctgcccaacaaagcggtgatctgcacttgcgtccatataaagcttcgaatggcgcggcaccaatactggtgtggtagctgttgttgtatgagaattcaaccaaaggcaaatgtttatcccagctaccgcccaaatccatcacacatgctctcagcatgtcttctaacgtctgaatcgtccgctcgctttgaccgtcggtctgcaggtgaaaagcagtgctcagattcaactttgagccaaaagcttcctggaaggattgccatatcctcgatacgaaccttccgtctctatcagagataatcgagagaggtactccatggcgtgtaacaatctctctcatgtaaatttcggccagtttgctcgtattatccttctctcggataggtaggaagtgtgctgactttcgTTAAGCGAAAATATAACTGTTCTTTTGTTATAATATACATTTTCTCgtcatttaacccgtgtaatacacggggttgtaagctagttTCTTATACAAGCAAACACAATTGTAAGCTAGTTTCTTATACAAGCAAACCACTCTTGTGTTAGATTTTTGCTTGGATTCAAATACAGATAAAGAAGTACCGGTACCGTTTATAATAATCAAAAAACGAAAAAAGAGCCCTAAAGTTTCATTTTGCCTTAGGCCTCCAAAAATGTTAAAACGACCCTGCTCTCTAGTACCAAATTGTGAACACCTATACCATACTTGTGTATATAGACATTTTCAATTACCTTTCCAACATCAGCAACTCACCAGAAAACCTTTTCACCTCTGAAATTAAACCTTTTCACCAGAAAAGCTAATCAATTTTTTATTGTAATTTTTAATGTGACTCTAAAGTATTAGATTATCAAAATTATAACCTTAACTTAAGTTCAGTTTACTACCATTAGAGAGATCTAAGATCAAGAGACTACTAATGAGAACAAATTACAGATTTAACACAGAAAGATCCATGCATGCAATACATTTTAAGACAAACAAAACACGCAATGGAACCGAACCGAAACAAACCAAACCGAATCATCCCTACCAATCAACAAGTAGAATAAGTATGTCCATAACACGGTCCCGTCTTCACGTCATTCAAGATCGGATTTAAATTGGCAACTTTAGAAGACATGGATATAGACTTTTTTGAGTAATACAAGTAACCATCTTCATACTTTGACTACCTTTTGACCGATTCCCATTCTTCATATCTTATCAAGCTTTTCAGCTTTCACCACCGGATTAGCCTTGGCAATGGCATCACGACCAGCACCTCGGTAATCAAACGGACACTCGTGTTTATCAGAGTAACGATGAGCAGAGCAGAAAAGATTACCGCATTTGCAGTTGAAGCCCGTTAAGCCAACCCGTTTACGACAAGTGGAGCATCTCTTGGGTCCCACTTTCACCTCGGGGACTTCACTTGAAGATGAGCCGTCAGAACATGCTTGAAGTGGAAACACATTCAACTCCACCGGTGTGGCGGTTTGGGTTGCGGCGTTGATGACATCAGCAGCCGCAACATCCTTTCCGACATCACTCCCTGAACCACCCCCGTTGATGATGTCATCGATGGATGAAGTTGCAAGTTTGGCATTTTCTTGCTTCAATATCATCTCTCTGTGGCATTTGGAGCACATGTTCATGGTCGCCACACTCCCGAAAAAGCCGCAGTTGTTGACGCAGAGAATGGGGCCCTCTGGAGCAGCTGTCTCTTTGGTAGATTCCATCTGTATCAAATTTTATGTACAAATTTAATCGAGCATAAAACTAAACGTAATGATCGTGGATCTTTTTTTTCCATGAAGAAACAACTTAAAAAGGGTCGATTTATTTAGGGGATGTTTGGATTGCATATTAAAGATTATAACAGCTGTTTCAATATGTGCTTCGGCTAATTCTGTAAAAACTTAAGAACTTTACCATACTGGCATGTGTTACTAACTACAAAAAGCTTTAATCAAACAGCCATAATCGctattatattaaaatatattatataatgtTAACCGAAGAGCAAGCATATGTCAATCCAGTGTTACCTATATCAGCAACGCGAACAAATTAGCCAAGCTGTCAAGGTAAGTTTTTGCCAACCATATTATGGTAACTTTATAAATGCATATATCAAACTCACTTACTCtctaagagggtgtttgggattacgttttgaagtgattatttgattattgcgtttgtaaaacataaataacctaaaaaagtgtttggatgaaaaagtgattatctgcctccaaaacgcagttttggagaagcatgtacctacatgctttttcaaaacgcagttttgaaaacgcaacaccaaacaccccctaagtagCACAAAGTATGAGACGTATTTAACTGGTCATGAACAGATACGGCAATCGTTTTCAAACTTGCTGATACAGTATTTTAAATGAGTATGTAACTTGGGTTCAAAACTTCTATATATCGGTTACGATGCATCccttaattttttttattcaagCCAGCTGTGGAACAAACCAGGATGTTTCCAGAATGAACACGGACAATACTAAGAATTATAACCAATCAAGAATTCAAGATTCAAGAGTACGGATTCTGAACATATAACTTGAAAAATTTACATAATTCACAGTTAATATCTACATTAAAGCGTTTGATGATAAGAGTTTTAAAGCATTTTCCATTCAGAGAAGACTGAAATTAATGGATACATCCGATTGCCATAAATATGAACTTGTCGGTTTTAATGCTTTAAAATTTTGTCAACGTTCTTATTAAACAAACCAAGAAAATATGCAACAATCAAAACAGTCGGAGCAAAACCAATACTGCAGCAAATATACAATTGGATACACATCTCATAATCTAACGAAGAACAAATAATATAACCCCATATATACGATTTTACAGGCTATCTATGTTTCTAAACTATGATCATCATTAACATACTAGATAAACGTACAGATAGTGTATAGACTTCACGACACTCATAATTATATGCCAAGATTGAGATAGAATAACAAACCATGTATGTGTGTCTTCCAACCGATCATGGTACGAAAGGAGAAGTTCCAAAAAAAATTCATTTAATGGTAAGAACAATAACTATTCAGAACTACGAAATTTAAACATATAAGTTGAATTTTTACAGAAATCGCAGTTAATATCTACATTTAAAGGTTCGATAAAAGTTTGAAACCTTTTCCATTGGAAAAAGTAGCAACAATTAAAAGCTTCATCTGATTGCCATAAATGTACTATTTCGTCGGTTTTAAGGCTTCAAATAATTTATCAAACACTTTAACAGAGGTATAAATTTATGAAGTTTGTTAATTCGTCCACTTGTATGATTCAAATTGTACATAACGATTCAATCTTGATGTTCTtacacaaaagacaaaaaaaaataacaatGGAACAGtcaaaacataaccataatcTAACAAAGAACAAACACTAAAACCCTACACATCCATCATCACGTACGATTTTACCGGCTATCTAAATAACGC from Helianthus annuus cultivar XRQ/B chromosome 10, HanXRQr2.0-SUNRISE, whole genome shotgun sequence harbors:
- the LOC110885510 gene encoding zinc finger A20 and AN1 domain-containing stress-associated protein 8 — its product is MESTKETAAPEGPILCVNNCGFFGSVATMNMCSKCHREMILKQENAKLATSSIDDIINGGGSGSDVGKDVAAADVINAATQTATPVELNVFPLQACSDGSSSSEVPEVKVGPKRCSTCRKRVGLTGFNCKCGNLFCSAHRYSDKHECPFDYRGAGRDAIAKANPVVKAEKLDKI